From the genome of Bordetella sp. H567, one region includes:
- a CDS encoding IclR family transcriptional regulator, whose product MDKTLLKGLMVLEAVTEVDHRPRTIEELAARVGLTRSNTHRTLQTLVHAGYIAKDDDSGEYRATVRLFELGARQLARMDVRKLAQPAMRRLAEQSAETVHLSLLDGMEVVYIDKIDSAQPVRAYSYVGGRAPAYAVATGKVLLAHQPEGYIARYADALQPHTPRTIVSMAALEEEIRKIRRQGYAANRGEWRATVGGVAVAIFNSLGQPVAALGISGPLERLTASRMRELAPAVAASAAEVSELMGYRAAAHAGPP is encoded by the coding sequence ATGGATAAAACGCTACTGAAGGGCCTGATGGTGCTGGAGGCCGTGACCGAGGTCGACCACCGGCCCCGCACGATCGAGGAACTGGCCGCACGGGTGGGACTGACGCGCAGCAATACGCATCGCACGCTGCAAACCCTGGTGCATGCGGGCTATATCGCGAAGGACGACGACAGCGGGGAATACCGCGCCACCGTGCGGCTGTTCGAGCTGGGCGCACGGCAGCTGGCGCGCATGGACGTACGCAAGCTGGCGCAGCCGGCCATGCGCCGCCTGGCGGAACAGTCGGCGGAAACCGTGCATTTGTCGCTGCTGGACGGCATGGAGGTCGTGTACATCGACAAGATCGACAGTGCCCAGCCGGTGCGCGCCTATTCGTATGTCGGCGGACGCGCACCCGCGTACGCGGTGGCCACGGGCAAGGTGTTGCTGGCCCACCAGCCGGAAGGCTATATCGCGCGCTACGCCGATGCGCTGCAGCCGCACACGCCGAGGACCATCGTTTCCATGGCGGCGCTGGAAGAAGAAATACGCAAGATACGGCGCCAGGGCTACGCCGCCAACCGCGGCGAATGGCGCGCCACCGTGGGCGGCGTGGCCGTGGCGATCTTCAACAGCCTGGGCCAGCCGGTGGCGGCATTGGGGATTTCCGGCCCGCTGGAACGCCTGACCGCCTCGCGCATGCGCGAACTGGCGCCTGCCGTGGCGGCATCCGCGGCCGAAGTCTCCGAACTCATGGGGTATCGGGCGGCGGCGCATGCCGGGCCGCCCTGA
- a CDS encoding TauD/TfdA family dioxygenase, translating to MGAIERILAEHHDESIRARDTPFEGPVVWRRDTLAPEDGIIALDAGSRKELDELVETLRRNPLPTPLLQIEDFDLPACRAMMTRARAVLEHGVGFVIVDKLPMDDYTVDEARAVYWLLAQIVSRPVAQSWDGKVIYDVRDLGKPPGNGVRPDITNAEQNFHTDNSYNLYPPDYVALLCLRPAMEGGISSIVSFYSVYNEMLASHPDLVERLYQPYLFDRQREHAPDDAKLISHPLFQTHEGRTLCRLSHRHVVTGYAMAGQEMDEQTKAALYTLESIMMEPRWSREFFFEAGQIQIVDNTRLGHRRTAFVDYAEEDRKRHLVRLWLRNHGRRFYNG from the coding sequence ATGGGCGCCATCGAACGCATTCTTGCCGAACATCACGACGAGTCCATCCGGGCCCGCGACACGCCTTTCGAAGGCCCGGTCGTCTGGCGCCGCGACACGCTGGCGCCCGAGGACGGCATCATTGCGCTGGACGCCGGCAGCCGCAAGGAGCTGGACGAACTCGTGGAGACCCTCAGGCGCAATCCCCTGCCGACGCCGCTGCTGCAGATCGAGGATTTCGACCTGCCCGCCTGCCGCGCGATGATGACGCGCGCGCGCGCCGTCCTGGAACACGGCGTGGGCTTCGTGATCGTCGACAAGCTGCCCATGGACGATTACACCGTCGACGAGGCGCGCGCCGTGTACTGGCTGCTGGCCCAGATCGTCTCGCGGCCGGTGGCACAAAGCTGGGACGGCAAGGTCATCTATGACGTGCGCGACTTGGGCAAGCCACCGGGCAACGGCGTGCGGCCGGACATCACCAACGCCGAGCAGAATTTCCATACCGACAACAGCTATAACCTGTATCCGCCCGACTACGTGGCGCTGCTGTGCCTGCGCCCGGCCATGGAAGGCGGCATCAGCAGCATCGTCAGCTTCTATTCGGTCTATAACGAAATGCTCGCCTCGCATCCGGACCTGGTGGAGCGGCTATACCAGCCCTACCTGTTCGACCGCCAGCGCGAACATGCGCCGGACGACGCCAAATTGATCAGCCATCCCCTGTTCCAGACGCACGAGGGCCGTACCCTGTGCCGCCTGTCGCATCGCCATGTAGTCACCGGCTACGCCATGGCGGGCCAGGAAATGGATGAACAGACCAAGGCCGCGCTGTACACGCTGGAATCCATCATGATGGAGCCTCGCTGGTCGCGGGAATTCTTCTTCGAGGCGGGCCAGATCCAGATCGTCGACAACACCCGCCTGGGCCATCGCCGGACCGCCTTCGTCGACTACGCAGAAGAAGACCGCAAGCGCCATCTGGTCAGGCTGTGGCTGCGGAACCACGGGCGCAGGTTCTATAACGGTTGA
- a CDS encoding LysR family transcriptional regulator translates to MHIRQLETFIRIVDTGSFAGAAQAMHATQSTISARMRELEASLGVPLFDRSGHRAVLTPRGRALLARARQMVGLAADIARDIGDAHGASGIVRIGVAGLVAMTWLPRLMAALRQRFPAVTVQLEIALTTPLVERLATGELDLAIATGPVHGARLACLSLGYDEFVWMGPPGLALPPRALSPAELAELPVLGLSEASHHYPVIEQWFSAGKASYQPVVSCSNVRVLADLTMAGLGVSLLPLRSCRQELEAGQLRRIDARPALPPVEFVAVHKRDVLDPLVGAIAALARETSEFPAIGLPATSSRSPSRRQPARPRSTS, encoded by the coding sequence ATGCACATACGGCAGTTGGAGACCTTCATCCGCATCGTCGATACCGGCAGCTTCGCCGGCGCGGCGCAGGCCATGCATGCGACGCAATCGACGATCTCCGCGCGCATGCGCGAGCTGGAGGCATCGCTGGGCGTCCCCTTGTTCGACCGCAGCGGCCACCGCGCCGTGCTGACGCCCCGCGGCCGGGCGCTACTGGCCCGCGCGCGGCAGATGGTCGGCCTTGCCGCGGACATCGCGCGCGATATCGGCGATGCGCACGGCGCCAGCGGCATCGTGCGCATCGGCGTGGCCGGGTTGGTGGCGATGACCTGGCTGCCTCGCCTGATGGCCGCGCTGCGCCAGCGTTTTCCGGCGGTGACCGTGCAACTGGAGATCGCGTTGACCACGCCGCTGGTCGAACGCCTGGCCACTGGGGAGCTGGATCTGGCCATCGCGACGGGGCCCGTGCACGGCGCGCGCCTCGCGTGCCTGTCGCTGGGCTACGACGAGTTCGTCTGGATGGGACCGCCCGGGCTGGCGTTGCCGCCTCGCGCGCTGAGCCCGGCGGAACTGGCGGAGTTGCCGGTCCTGGGCTTGTCCGAGGCATCCCATCACTATCCGGTGATCGAGCAATGGTTCAGCGCCGGCAAGGCCTCCTACCAGCCGGTGGTCTCTTGCAGCAATGTCCGGGTGCTGGCCGACCTGACGATGGCCGGCCTGGGGGTGAGCCTGCTGCCCCTGCGGTCCTGCCGCCAGGAGCTGGAAGCCGGACAGCTGCGCCGGATTGACGCACGGCCAGCGCTGCCACCGGTGGAATTCGTGGCGGTCCACAAGCGCGACGTGCTGGACCCGCTGGTAGGCGCCATCGCGGCGCTGGCGCGCGAGACCAGCGAATTCCCCGCGATCGGACTTCCCGCTACTTCTTCGCGATCTCCTTCCCGCCGGCAGCCTGCACGACCGCGGTCCACTTCTTGA
- a CDS encoding Bug family tripartite tricarboxylate transporter substrate binding protein, with protein MHHHWRTLASAFVLALCSAAAPAQAQPDNWPSRPIKLVVPFPPGGASDAAGRIYAQYLTDKLGQTVVVENRAGAGGEIGADHVAKSDPDGYTLLLGALGSHSIHAALGESPYDLGKAFVGVSMAATVPMVVAVNSKVPAKSITELIALAKQKPGQLTFGSAGPGTPQQMAVELFKADTHTNLMHVPYKGSGPSVAALLGGQVDLVIETLPALQGNINTGRIHVLAVTSAKRSPSMPNLPTLQEEGVSGYDVTNAYAVLAPARTPKPVIDKLAAAMKEVGAMPEVQQKFRQQGAEAVTTTPDQTTQMLQAELKKWTAVVQAAGGKEIAKK; from the coding sequence ATGCATCATCACTGGCGTACCCTCGCAAGCGCGTTCGTGCTTGCCCTGTGCTCGGCCGCGGCGCCCGCCCAGGCGCAGCCGGACAACTGGCCGTCCCGGCCCATCAAGCTGGTCGTGCCCTTTCCGCCCGGCGGCGCCAGCGATGCCGCCGGCCGCATCTACGCGCAATACCTGACCGACAAGCTGGGCCAGACCGTGGTGGTGGAAAACCGCGCCGGCGCGGGCGGCGAGATCGGCGCGGACCACGTCGCCAAATCCGACCCGGACGGCTATACCCTGCTGCTGGGTGCGCTGGGCAGCCATTCCATCCATGCCGCGCTGGGCGAAAGCCCCTACGACCTCGGCAAGGCCTTCGTCGGGGTGTCCATGGCCGCCACGGTGCCCATGGTCGTCGCCGTCAACAGCAAGGTGCCCGCCAAATCGATCACCGAACTGATCGCGCTGGCCAAACAGAAACCCGGTCAGTTGACCTTCGGATCCGCCGGCCCCGGCACGCCGCAGCAGATGGCCGTCGAACTGTTCAAGGCCGACACGCACACCAACCTGATGCACGTGCCGTACAAGGGCAGCGGGCCGTCGGTGGCTGCGCTGCTGGGCGGCCAGGTGGACCTGGTCATCGAAACCCTGCCGGCCCTGCAAGGCAACATCAACACCGGGCGCATCCATGTCCTGGCCGTCACCAGCGCCAAGCGCTCGCCCAGCATGCCCAACCTGCCCACGCTGCAAGAGGAAGGCGTGAGTGGCTACGACGTCACCAATGCCTATGCCGTGCTCGCGCCGGCGCGCACGCCCAAGCCCGTGATCGACAAACTGGCCGCCGCCATGAAGGAAGTCGGGGCCATGCCGGAGGTCCAGCAAAAGTTCCGCCAGCAAGGCGCCGAAGCCGTCACCACCACGCCGGACCAGACCACGCAGATGCTGCAGGCCGAACTCAAGAAGTGGACCGCGGTCGTGCAGGCTGCCGGCGGGAAGGAGATCGCGAAGAAGTAG
- a CDS encoding class I adenylate-forming enzyme family protein yields MHKDVHKDAISTQASPQAEIPESNLVAELRRRWTAPAWRGRPALVHDDGTLSYGELAHRVAGIAGWLRAAGVRRGDFVGVAMARTPAQVMVLLGALAAGACPCPLEPRISAEETRRRVDAVGLAWMVYDAAHGDLAAACGLPATQLLDWERHDPDAAAGWDADVSPGDPALLLFTSGSTGRPKGVLLNHRGLLCNARGVAAHTGLRQDDRLLHVMPLHHTNAINNQVLAPLLAGAAIALGGRFRAEDMPGLMGRHAPTIITGVPTMYARMLELDFDRADLARLRFARCGSAPITEALHRRIEDFLGCPLIVSYGLSEATCTSTMNPPHARRIGTVGTVLPGQRVFLRRPDGGVAAPGAEGEICIAGDNLMTGYIGAADPGIADGILRTGDLGRFDPDGYLSITGRIKDVIIRGGENISPTVIERALAALPAVAACAVVGGPHADLGEVPVAFVVGRNGGAIDEAALRGEMLRVLGRIYVPERFIAVDALPENAVGKVDRSLLAARLRADHAGPA; encoded by the coding sequence ATGCACAAGGACGTCCACAAAGACGCCATCTCGACACAGGCCAGCCCGCAAGCGGAAATCCCGGAAAGTAACCTGGTGGCCGAGCTGCGCCGGCGCTGGACTGCCCCCGCCTGGCGCGGGCGGCCGGCCCTGGTCCACGACGACGGCACGCTGTCCTATGGCGAGCTCGCCCATCGGGTGGCCGGCATCGCGGGCTGGCTGCGCGCGGCCGGCGTGCGGCGCGGCGATTTCGTCGGCGTGGCCATGGCGCGCACACCCGCGCAAGTGATGGTGCTGCTGGGCGCGCTGGCGGCCGGGGCCTGCCCCTGCCCGCTGGAACCGCGCATTTCCGCCGAGGAAACCCGCAGGCGCGTCGACGCCGTCGGCCTGGCATGGATGGTGTACGACGCCGCGCACGGCGACCTGGCGGCGGCGTGTGGCCTGCCCGCGACACAACTGCTGGACTGGGAGCGCCATGACCCGGATGCCGCGGCCGGCTGGGATGCGGACGTCAGCCCCGGCGATCCGGCGCTCCTGCTGTTCACCTCCGGCAGCACGGGCCGCCCCAAAGGGGTGCTGCTGAACCATCGCGGCCTGCTATGCAACGCGCGCGGCGTCGCCGCGCATACCGGGCTGCGGCAGGACGACCGCCTCCTGCACGTCATGCCGCTGCATCACACCAACGCCATCAACAACCAGGTATTGGCGCCCCTGCTCGCCGGCGCCGCCATCGCGCTGGGCGGCCGGTTTCGCGCCGAGGACATGCCGGGCCTGATGGGGCGCCATGCACCCACCATCATCACCGGCGTGCCGACCATGTATGCGCGCATGCTGGAACTGGATTTCGACCGCGCCGACCTGGCGCGGCTGCGCTTCGCGCGCTGCGGCTCCGCGCCCATCACCGAGGCCCTGCATCGGCGCATCGAGGATTTCCTGGGCTGTCCGCTCATCGTTTCCTACGGCCTGTCCGAAGCCACCTGCACGTCCACGATGAACCCGCCGCACGCGCGGCGCATCGGCACCGTGGGAACGGTACTCCCCGGCCAGCGCGTCTTCCTGCGCCGTCCGGACGGCGGCGTCGCCGCGCCGGGCGCGGAGGGCGAAATCTGCATCGCGGGCGACAACCTGATGACCGGCTATATCGGCGCGGCCGATCCCGGCATCGCCGACGGCATCCTGCGCACCGGCGACCTGGGCCGCTTCGACCCGGACGGCTATCTCAGCATCACCGGCCGCATCAAGGACGTCATCATCCGCGGCGGGGAAAACATATCCCCAACGGTCATCGAGCGCGCGCTGGCCGCCCTGCCCGCCGTGGCCGCGTGCGCGGTGGTGGGCGGCCCGCATGCGGACCTGGGCGAAGTGCCGGTGGCCTTTGTGGTCGGCCGGAACGGCGGCGCCATCGACGAAGCGGCGCTGCGCGGCGAGATGCTGCGCGTGCTGGGACGCATCTACGTGCCCGAGCGCTTCATCGCCGTGGACGCGCTGCCCGAGAACGCGGTCGGCAAGGTGGACCGGTCCCTCCTGGCCGCGCGCCTGCGCGCGGACCACGCCGGCCCGGCATGA
- a CDS encoding CoA-transferase subunit beta, which translates to MREAWSPFSYIAINLARFIRPDEITFSGVNSTFPMLACLLAKQAYDWDFVYINVAGGVDPRPSHVPLSSSDPVLAERSASIFANEDFYDLCTRGRMDLTFLGAAQIDGNGCANNSSIGDWHRPKVRLPGGGGGAVMLPTARRACTWRTEHSTRTFVRKLDFTTSWGGFHGVVTPIAVFVKRDGRLALQSWHPEASLDEVRARTGFEFDATGAAPTQAPTERELRALRALDPDGQFERDAAVKLR; encoded by the coding sequence ATGCGTGAAGCCTGGTCTCCCTTTTCCTATATCGCGATCAACCTGGCCCGCTTCATCCGGCCCGACGAAATCACGTTCAGCGGTGTCAATTCCACCTTCCCCATGCTGGCCTGCCTGCTCGCCAAGCAGGCCTACGACTGGGACTTCGTCTACATCAACGTGGCCGGCGGCGTGGATCCGCGGCCTTCGCACGTGCCGCTGTCCAGTTCAGACCCGGTACTGGCCGAGCGCTCGGCATCGATTTTCGCCAACGAGGACTTCTACGACCTGTGCACTCGCGGGCGCATGGACCTGACCTTCCTGGGTGCGGCGCAGATCGACGGCAACGGTTGCGCCAACAATTCCAGCATCGGCGACTGGCATCGGCCCAAGGTGCGCCTGCCCGGTGGCGGCGGCGGCGCGGTCATGCTGCCGACCGCCCGGCGCGCCTGCACCTGGCGCACCGAACATTCCACTCGCACCTTCGTGCGCAAGCTCGATTTCACGACCTCCTGGGGCGGTTTCCATGGGGTGGTGACCCCAATCGCGGTATTCGTGAAGCGCGACGGCCGGCTGGCCTTGCAGTCCTGGCATCCGGAGGCCAGCCTGGACGAAGTGCGCGCGCGCACCGGTTTCGAGTTCGACGCCACGGGCGCGGCGCCGACGCAAGCGCCCACCGAGCGGGAACTGCGCGCGCTGCGCGCGCTGGACCCCGACGGACAGTTCGAGCGCGACGCGGCGGTCAAGCTGCGCTGA
- a CDS encoding CoA transferase subunit A, with the protein MGSGFNQPDKQRTLSELAALIPDGASVALGGSFLHRGPFALVRELIRQGRRDLELIKQSPGYDVDILCRAGVLRRVRAGIVAMEGNFGLAPGYRKAIEQGKVELEEHACATLTAGLRAAAYGVPFMPCGGVHGSDLPALNGWACLDDPYGSGQKTWVIPAVRPDFAVIHASEVDAQGNVRVRGTYHWDRIMSRAAGSVLVVAERMVDSAVFEREPEATVVPYFMVQALAVVPHGAWPGSCWPDYAIDYPAVERYMDTTRTLDAHMAEAPESQEALHA; encoded by the coding sequence ATGGGATCCGGCTTCAATCAACCCGACAAGCAACGCACCCTGTCCGAACTGGCCGCGCTCATTCCCGACGGCGCTTCGGTGGCGCTGGGTGGCAGCTTCCTGCACCGCGGTCCGTTCGCCCTGGTGCGCGAACTGATCCGGCAGGGCCGCCGCGACCTGGAACTGATCAAGCAATCCCCCGGCTACGACGTCGACATCCTGTGCCGGGCCGGCGTCCTGCGCCGCGTGCGCGCCGGCATCGTCGCCATGGAGGGCAACTTCGGCCTGGCGCCGGGCTATCGCAAGGCCATCGAGCAAGGCAAGGTGGAACTGGAGGAGCACGCCTGCGCCACCCTGACCGCCGGCCTGCGTGCCGCGGCCTATGGCGTACCCTTCATGCCCTGCGGCGGCGTGCACGGCAGCGACCTGCCCGCGCTGAACGGCTGGGCGTGCCTGGACGATCCCTACGGCAGCGGGCAGAAGACCTGGGTCATACCCGCCGTCCGTCCCGACTTCGCGGTGATCCATGCCAGCGAGGTCGATGCCCAGGGCAACGTGCGCGTGCGCGGCACCTATCACTGGGACCGCATCATGAGCCGCGCCGCCGGCAGCGTGTTGGTGGTGGCCGAGCGCATGGTGGACAGTGCCGTGTTCGAACGCGAACCGGAAGCCACCGTGGTGCCCTATTTCATGGTGCAGGCACTGGCCGTGGTCCCGCACGGCGCCTGGCCGGGATCGTGCTGGCCGGACTACGCCATCGACTATCCGGCGGTGGAACGCTATATGGACACGACGCGCACCCTGGACGCCCACATGGCCGAGGCGCCCGAAAGCCAGGAGGCCCTCCATGCGTGA
- a CDS encoding enoyl-CoA hydratase/isomerase family protein has protein sequence MSGLVRIERDGDAFHIRLNRPEKMNALSAALVEALIDAVQDAHRENAGVIVLEGEGRNFSAGFDFADVDVQSEGDLLLRFVRIETLLQLLRGSPCLTVALAHGRNFGAGVDLFAACRLRYADKEATFRMPGLKFGLVLGTRHFASLVGTQAARALLETAATFDAAQSRDMGFVQAMASRDEWPALRSQAAARAAQLPAASRTALYDTLADRGTDEDLARLVRSAAAPGLKQRIAAYLDAPR, from the coding sequence ATGAGCGGGTTGGTGCGCATCGAGCGGGACGGCGACGCCTTCCATATCCGGCTGAACCGGCCGGAGAAGATGAACGCCTTGTCGGCCGCCCTGGTGGAGGCCTTGATCGACGCGGTGCAAGACGCGCATCGCGAAAACGCCGGTGTCATCGTGCTGGAAGGCGAAGGCAGGAACTTCAGCGCCGGCTTCGACTTTGCCGATGTGGACGTCCAGTCCGAGGGCGACCTCTTGCTGCGCTTCGTGCGCATCGAAACGCTGCTGCAGCTGCTGCGCGGCTCGCCCTGCCTGACCGTGGCGCTGGCGCATGGCCGCAATTTCGGCGCCGGCGTCGACCTGTTCGCCGCCTGCCGGCTGCGCTACGCCGACAAGGAAGCCACTTTCCGCATGCCGGGCCTGAAATTCGGGCTGGTGCTGGGCACGCGCCATTTCGCCTCGCTGGTGGGCACCCAGGCCGCGCGCGCGCTGCTCGAAACCGCCGCCACCTTCGATGCCGCGCAGTCCCGCGACATGGGCTTCGTGCAGGCGATGGCATCGCGCGACGAATGGCCTGCCCTGCGCAGCCAGGCCGCCGCGCGCGCGGCGCAACTGCCCGCCGCGAGCCGGACGGCGCTGTACGACACGCTGGCGGACCGGGGCACCGACGAAGACCTGGCGCGGCTGGTCCGGTCGGCGGCCGCGCCGGGGCTGAAGCAGCGCATCGCCGCCTATCTGGATGCGCCCCGCTAG
- a CDS encoding CaiB/BaiF CoA transferase family protein, whose protein sequence is MPDPMVAPLSGITVVEICNVAAGPFCGMLLADMGADVVKIEHPEGGDTLRSWPPISQGYSENFASLNRNKRSVTLNLKDPADVELARDLIAGADVLLENNRPGVMERLGLGYAALRERNPRLLYCSISAYGQSGPRAQEGGFDLTIQAMSGIMSVTGEQGGAPVKCGVPLADFSAGLYGAFSIVSALREVQATGHGSHIDVSMLGATLGIAALQTSEFFGSGRDPVKLGSAHPRNAPYQAFRCRDGYFGMAAGNNALWKSVCAVVGREAWYADPRFTDTSLRARNQDTLREMLEEIFLQQDAAHWLARFRQAGVPCAPINSYSQVLDDPQVAHMGWVQPVELPNGVKTRTFGMPVRFDGRASAIRQRPPGLGEHNEEILAPLRAVRATAETAK, encoded by the coding sequence ATGCCAGATCCCATGGTTGCACCCTTGTCCGGCATCACGGTCGTCGAAATCTGCAACGTCGCCGCCGGCCCCTTCTGCGGCATGCTGCTGGCCGATATGGGCGCGGATGTCGTCAAGATCGAGCACCCCGAGGGCGGCGATACGCTGCGCAGCTGGCCGCCGATCTCGCAGGGCTACAGCGAAAACTTCGCTTCACTGAATCGCAACAAGCGTTCGGTGACGCTGAACCTGAAAGACCCGGCGGACGTCGAACTGGCGCGCGACCTGATCGCGGGTGCCGACGTGCTGCTGGAAAACAACCGCCCCGGCGTCATGGAGCGCCTGGGCCTGGGCTATGCCGCCTTGCGCGAACGCAATCCCCGCCTGCTGTATTGCTCGATCTCGGCCTACGGCCAATCCGGGCCGCGCGCGCAGGAAGGCGGTTTCGATCTGACCATCCAGGCCATGAGCGGCATCATGAGCGTGACGGGCGAACAAGGCGGCGCGCCGGTCAAGTGCGGTGTCCCCCTGGCGGATTTTTCCGCCGGCCTGTATGGGGCCTTCAGCATCGTCAGCGCGCTGCGCGAGGTGCAGGCCACCGGCCACGGTTCGCATATCGATGTATCGATGCTGGGCGCGACGCTGGGCATCGCCGCCCTGCAGACGTCGGAGTTCTTCGGCAGCGGCCGCGATCCCGTGAAGCTGGGGTCCGCGCATCCGCGCAATGCGCCCTACCAGGCCTTCCGCTGCCGCGACGGCTATTTCGGCATGGCGGCAGGCAACAACGCGCTATGGAAGAGCGTGTGCGCCGTGGTGGGCCGCGAGGCCTGGTACGCCGATCCGCGCTTTACCGACACCAGCCTGCGCGCCCGCAACCAGGACACGCTGCGCGAGATGCTGGAAGAGATCTTCCTGCAGCAGGACGCGGCGCACTGGCTGGCGCGATTCCGCCAGGCCGGCGTGCCCTGCGCGCCCATCAATTCCTATTCCCAGGTGCTGGACGACCCGCAGGTCGCCCATATGGGCTGGGTCCAACCGGTGGAATTGCCCAATGGCGTCAAGACCCGCACCTTCGGCATGCCGGTGCGCTTCGACGGCCGGGCCAGCGCCATCCGCCAGCGGCCGCCGGGACTGGGCGAGCATAACGAGGAAATCCTGGCGCCCCTGCGGGCCGTGCGGGCGACCGCGGAGACCGCGAAATGA